The Microbacterium oleivorans genome contains the following window.
CACGACCCAGGCCGGCACGCAGGCGCCGATCGCGTTGCAGACCCTCGAGAGCGGGGCGATCGTCGCGGTGACCATCACCGAGGACCACACGTTCACGCCGAGCAACCCGGACGCCGTGATCAACGTGCCAGACACGAACCCCGTCGCGAGCGCCCTGACCGGGGTGACCCAGTCCTCGACCGGCTTCACGACGACCTACGCCGACCAGCTCTTCTTCTTCGTCCCGGGTGCGGGCTCGTCCGAACCCATCCAGTTCCTGGGCTACCGGTCCAATGTCCTCTCAGCGAAGGTTGTCTGAATGAGCGATCCCACCTCCAGTGCCGTGCTCCGCGGAGCCGTCGATCTGTCGTCGCTGCGCAATCGGCCGGCGGCGCCCGCGCCCGCAACCGCGGCCGCGTCCCCCCAGGCCGGCGCGGCGGTTCCCGCCTCGCGGCTCGTGTTCGACGTCACCGACCAGTCCTTCGGGGAGGTCCTCGAACTGTCGCGGACCGTCCCGGTCGTGGTCGACCTGTGGGCCGAGTGGTGCGGACCCTGCAAGCAGCTGAGCCCCGTCCTCGAGAAGGTCGTGGTCGAGCTCGCGGGTCGCGTCGTCCTGGCGAAGGTCGATGTCGATGCCAATCCGCAGCTCGCCCAGGGCTTCCGCGCGCAGTCGATCCCGATGGTGGTCGCGCTCGTCGCCGGCCAGCCGGTGCCCCTGTTCACCGGGGCGGTTCCGGAGCAGCAGGTCCGCGAGGTGTTCGCTCAGCTGCTGCAGCTCGCGGCCCAGCACGGCGTGACAGGGTCGGTGCCCGTCACCGACGAGGCGGCGCCCGAGTCCGAGGAGCCCGCCGAGGCATCGCTGCCGCCCCTGCACGCCGAGGCATTCGCCGCGATCGAGGCGGGCGATTACCCGCGTGCCATCGCGGCCTACGAGCAGGCCCTCGCCGAGAACCCGCGGGACGCCGATGCGGCCGCCGGCCTCGGGCAGGTCACCCTCCTGCAGCGGGTGCAG
Protein-coding sequences here:
- a CDS encoding tetratricopeptide repeat protein, whose product is MSDPTSSAVLRGAVDLSSLRNRPAAPAPATAAASPQAGAAVPASRLVFDVTDQSFGEVLELSRTVPVVVDLWAEWCGPCKQLSPVLEKVVVELAGRVVLAKVDVDANPQLAQGFRAQSIPMVVALVAGQPVPLFTGAVPEQQVREVFAQLLQLAAQHGVTGSVPVTDEAAPESEEPAEASLPPLHAEAFAAIEAGDYPRAIAAYEQALAENPRDADAAAGLGQVTLLQRVQGVDLGEARAAAAAAPRSIPAQLLVADLDVAGGHVDDAFGRLLDLFAAVDGDERAAVRARLLELFGLVGDSDPRVIAARSRLASLLF